A part of Haliotis asinina isolate JCU_RB_2024 chromosome 10, JCU_Hal_asi_v2, whole genome shotgun sequence genomic DNA contains:
- the LOC137299177 gene encoding uncharacterized protein → MSPNGYRSTYAVPLVSMNNLLTPIVPSSSLRGFTGMPTKHVHGVQQVFLLITTCMILLLLAVPTSGFCDERCEKANPNLHRIKGIWSNSFRRQTLNFNEFIQFLISASGNNQRLSPLRDNLVRMIREYTDCVMACEHAFSKRSNTHSNLKSRKSQLCNVLFRAQKQAQTVISKHIYKHCFSRVP, encoded by the exons ATGTCGCCCAATGGTTATAGATCAACTTACGCAGTGCCTTTGGTCTCAATGAACAACTTACTTACACCAATAGTGCCTTCTTCGTCGCTTCGTGGATTCACG GGGATGCCTACAAAGCACGTGCATGGTGTGCAGCAAGTGTTTCTCCTCATAACGACATGCATGATCCTTCTGCTGTTGGCCGTCCCAACTTCCGGTTTTTGTGATGAGAGATGCGAAAAGGCTAATCCAAACTTACACAGAATTAAAGGAATTTGGTCCAACTCATTCAGGAGGCAAA CATTAAACTTTAACGAATTTATCCAGTTCTTGATATCTGCATCCGGGAACAATCAGCGGTTATCTCCCCTTAGAGACAATCTGGTTCGAATGATTAGAGAGTACACGGACTGTGTCATGGCGTGTGAACACGCCTTCAGCAAGCGAAGTAACACACACAGCAACTTAAAAAGCCGAAAGTCGCAACTCT GTAACGTTCTTTTCCGTGCTCAAAAACAGGCTCAAACCGTCATTTCCAAACACATCTACAAGCACTGTTTCTCTAGAGTGCCGTAG